GCTTCGGCCTGGCGGGCGTTGATGTTCCCCAGCAGGGCCAGAATGCCAAAAGTGCCCAGTGCGGCAATGATTGCTACGGCCACGCTGATCCATAACCATCGTCTATTCATGTTTCCCCCTACTGGCCGTGCCCTACCCCACGGTGGCAGTGCACACAGCCGAACTTGCCTTCTGCATCCGCTTCAAGGTTGGCGTGTGCGTCCTGGAAAGCGGTCTGGGCTTCCAAGACGCCCCCAATCAGGTTGCGGTGGCAGCCGACGCAGTTGTGTTCCACCACCGCTGCACTGCGTGTCCCAATGCGGATGGGTTCGTGAAAGTCTTGCAGGGTGAAGGCCCTTGAGTGGTTCCAGCCATGCTCGAGCTTGGTCAGGTATTTGCCCACAAAGTCGTGGGGTAGGTGGCAGTCCACACACACCGCCACATGGTGGTGGCTGGCCTTCTGCCAGCCGTCGTAGACCTCGCGCATGATGTGGCAGTTCACACAGG
The sequence above is drawn from the Meiothermus sp. CFH 77666 genome and encodes:
- the nrfH gene encoding cytochrome c nitrite reductase small subunit → MRNWPTGGGMVLLSALLLGVMAGAGSYTANHAQALSYLSNDPKACVNCHIMREVYDGWQKASHHHVAVCVDCHLPHDFVGKYLTKLEHGWNHSRAFTLQDFHEPIRIGTRSAAVVEHNCVGCHRNLIGGVLEAQTAFQDAHANLEADAEGKFGCVHCHRGVGHGQ